The genomic segment CATCGCAAAATAAGACAAGCCAGACCCATGTACGGTAAAACACCGTACATGGGTCTTTCCGTCTTTCATCCCCCAAAAAATCACTCTAAAAAATACAAAAAACCATAGCTATTTCTTTGTCATTCAAGAAAATAATCGTATCTTTGCACTCAAATTTTATTGAGACATTAAGAAAATGAGTAAAGATACATTAACTCATCAGCTGACAGAGACCATCGAGGAGCTTTCGAGCGCCGAATCTTTGAAGGGTCTCTTCCATCAGCATCGAGACGGGAATCCACTTCCTTCGGGCAAGGCGCTCGAAGAAATCATCAGTTTGTCCCGTTCTATCCTCTTTCCGGGATATTTCGGCAATTCTTCGGTAAATATCTCAACCATCAAATATCATATTGGAGTAAGAGTAGAGAAACTCTATGAGATGCTGTCAGAGCAGATTCTCGCCGGTCTCTGCTTCGCCAACGACTGCGAAACGGAAACCCAGGCTGAACTGCAGCACCAGCGTGCCAAGGCAGGCGTGATTGCAGCCAAGGCAATCATGGATTTCCCAAGACTGCGCAAGATACTGGCTACCGATGTAGAGGCTGCCTACGAGGGCGACCCGGCAGCTATGAGTCACGGAGAAATCATCTCCTGCTACCCGGTCATCAAGGCGATTACCAACTACCGCATAGCCCACGTACTGCACGAACTGGGAGTGCCGCTCATTCCGAGAATGATGACCGAACTGGCTCATTCGGAAACCGGTATTGATATTAACCCGGAGGCTACCATCGGCAAGCACTTCACCATCGACCACGGTACGGGTGTGGTGATTGGAGCTACCTGCATCATCGGCGACAATGTGAAACTCTACCAGGGTGTAACCCTCGGAGCCAAGAGTTTCCCTCTCGATAAGGACGGCAATCCTATCAAGGGAATCCCTCGCCACCCTATCCTAGAAAATGATGTCATCGTCTACGCCAATGCCACCATCCTCGGTCGCATCACCATCGGAGAAGGCTGCGTAGTGGGAGCCAACGTATGGGTTACCAAGGATATGAAACCGAAAACAAAGAAATATAAAAAAGAAAAACAAAGTTTATTAGATATAGAATTCAATAATGGAACAGGAATTTGAACTCATTGCCAAGACCTTCATGGGTCTCGAGCCTGTCTTGGCTGAAGAGCTCACCCAGTTGGGTGCCAATAATGTACAGATCGGTCGCCGCATGGTGTCTTTCACAGGCGACAAGGAAATGATGTATCGTGCTAACTTCCAGTTGCACACAGCCATCCGTATCTTAAAGCCTATCAAGCACTTCAAGGCTAGAAGCGCTGAAGAGGTGTATGATCAGATCCAGAAGATCAAGTGGGATGACATCTTAGACGTGAAGAAGACTTTCTCTGTTGACTCAGTAGTCTA from the Segatella copri genome contains:
- a CDS encoding serine O-acetyltransferase yields the protein MSKDTLTHQLTETIEELSSAESLKGLFHQHRDGNPLPSGKALEEIISLSRSILFPGYFGNSSVNISTIKYHIGVRVEKLYEMLSEQILAGLCFANDCETETQAELQHQRAKAGVIAAKAIMDFPRLRKILATDVEAAYEGDPAAMSHGEIISCYPVIKAITNYRIAHVLHELGVPLIPRMMTELAHSETGIDINPEATIGKHFTIDHGTGVVIGATCIIGDNVKLYQGVTLGAKSFPLDKDGNPIKGIPRHPILENDVIVYANATILGRITIGEGCVVGANVWVTKDMKPKTKKYKKEKQSLLDIEFNNGTGI